The window CATTTTTATTCCTTACTAAGAatattaattatcatattttttattccGCGACATGATAGATATTATTGTACAGAGGACATGCATTCGTAATTTGTAAAcaaatatcatataatatattttaccaaaaaaaatatcatataatataagGTATAATTTGACTTCCAAACATAATGGGGAACTAAATAATGCATAATTTAATCATAaatggttttattttattttctcttttgaCTAGTATTGATAGACGTTGTTATATAATTGGTGTTTGGTCAagttagtcaaaaaaaaaatcttgggaaaagaaaattttaaaaatgaaaatttaaaagaaagaaagcaaGAACCCTGCTTTCTTCCACCTCCTCTCCTTTCATTTATGTTATAACCTTTTCCTTTTGCGTAAGCTTTTAAGATTCGTTGGTAATTACTTAATGACTCAATTACCATTACACGTTTTGTTCTGTTTCATGTGATTGCTCGTTCTGCAGTGGCATGCCTACCGACAATTTTAAGTCTTTTCAGGGGCTTAATAGTAAtctatttgaaagaaaaatctgAAAAAGTCCTGTCTCGCGTTATGCAAACCCTAGTCTGAATTCACCATATATGCCCATTCTCTCCGGATGCAGCTAGCACAAAGGGTGCTTTGGTAAATTCATACCTCGTGACCATCTTGCATACAACTTTTGGTTTTGCTTTATTAATGAAATTCACGAGTATGAAAGTTTGAGAACCTCTTTTCTTCTGTTCCTTTTTCATTTTATCTCAAGCTTCttaattcttcttcttcttcttaattaCTTAGATCTCTCTTTTGTTTCATCTTTCTTTGCTTTCTGTTATCTGGCGGCTCTGACCAGCTCTCGAGTTGTTTCGTTTCTGGTTAATGGATACTGAACCCTCTTGGGATCTTGGGGGGgtggtaaattttttttctaaattgcATGGCAACATCAAATGACCAAACCAATACCAAATCATCATATTCTCACACTCTTCTTCTTTTCCTCATATTCTTATCTTTCATTCTCTTCATTGGCCTTACAATCCCAATGAATCATCATCAATCCACATCTACGGTTGTTCTCTTCAAGAGGGTTCTTCTTAAATCTTCGGCTCCAGCTTCATCCACGATGGATCTGCGTCCAAAGAATCACCCACGACCCAGCCGCACTTCTAGAAAGAGAGAGTTTGGAAATGATGCTCATGAAGTTCCTAGTGGTCCAAACCCTATTTCCAACTAGGTGAGTTGGCATATCTGGTTTTACCCCTGAGTTTAAGAGATAAGTTATTATAGATCAATATTATGTTATTATATATGGGAGAAGCCTCTGATCGAtggagattagagaagaacttaATTGTTATGgatttagtatatatttttgaatggaTCAGTTTGGTACCGTTCATTTCCTTCCTAATATTTGTTCGTTTTGAAATTGCTTCCTCCAGCTTTTAAGTTTTGAAGTTAGAGTTGTAAAGAAGATGCTATTATTCGTTAATCATTCACATGTGTATGTAGCCACCTTTATACACTACTGCTATGTTTTTCCTTCACAAATTTGTTGGGGCATATAGAAGCCTTTACCATTAGATTTTTCTAATCATAGTTTAATTACTATAAAGGTAGATCATGAACAGAAAGACTCTATTTGTAACAATAGTCAATGACAATGAAGATCTCGAGGCATGATCCCAAACAGTTGTTAGATCTCTTTACTCCTGGCAAAACTGTCTCCTTTTCTGAATAtagttttgaaaagaaaatgtaaaaCAGCTATATCCGATATCAATTATCTAAAGCAATTTTCTTCCCTAACAGTGAATGTAGTAATAAGTCATTAACgaaaaagataataataaattaGGTTACTATGGACCCTCCGTTATGGCGATATTCAAACCCAACCATAGGATATACGATTAGAGACATAAGTGATGAGAAGACCCATTAATTGTGATTGTgtttactataaaataaaatacatcaCAAAAATGTGGATCAGCTTTTTCTTTCGTTAGGTTTGACGACAAGAAACTGTagaagaaactaaattattagtGAAGAATCGTCCATACATAGCTTTTTGTCTTCTCAACTAAAGCACACTGCCCTAGACggaaaaaaaactgaataaCAAAAAAACGATGATTTGATAATTATAATCGTATCATCTCCTCGTTGTTGAATTATATGCCATCAATCATTTGCTTTATGATGTTCCActtttcttctctttccttTTTGATTCTgtgtatattattataatagcatttataattatttatataaaaataaaataaagacaaaCTTGTATGTCCGCATAGataaataatgaaaacaaaGAGAGGCGATAAATTTCTTTTGAAACTCAGTGTCTTATAAGGTAAAGACGTGATTTTACAATTGTTCAAATCGATCTTTCATAATAGATTCCACAAAGGTAAATTCAATCACAATTATGTTGATAAATGGATATTGAAAATAAAGAGAAACGATAGATTTATTCAATGTCCCTCCTAAAATGAATGTTATATTATCTCGTAGATTTTGTTGATGACACAATTCAATATTGTGGACATGTTTTCTCAAGGCCGGCTTAGGTATAGGGAAATGGACGTAGAGTCCGGAGTCCAAATTGTTTTTGTATAAATAGTATTAGAAAAATGGcccactttaaaaaaaaaaaattaggaatagaggttcaaatatttttaaattatctataaatatatgtgaaaaaaaattaaagttattttGTCTAAGAGCCTGAGATGTGGCCATATGTTTTTTGAATATCGAAATGAGAAGTGATTTTGTGAAAAAGATGACTTAATTGGCCAATTTTCAACAACATGGATAAGGATAACACCAACAAGGCAACAAACCCCTACACATGTATCTTCATGTGATCATGTCACAAGTAGGAAAGAGGTAACCACAAACACCTGCACTCAAAATATCTTGTAGGAAAGGTAAGCAAATCTAAGAAAtgaagatataaaatttaacatggGCATATACGCTAACATGTTCGGAGGATACCTGTACACTAAAGAAAGATGGTAATGAGAAAATAATTTTTGGGGATATAATTGGGTCTGAAGAAAGGATTTGTGAATGAGTGTTTAATTTAAGTGATTCATTAATATTAGCCTAAGCGCAATTGTAGGCCCTTCAATACAACGTGGAGCGTGagaataaaatctaaaattgtaCAATCGGgttggtaaaaaaaattgtacatACGGGAGTACAGAGAAATTGAATCAGACAAATGAATGAAATGATAAATGGGAGGTAAAGACGCCTTCCGAGAATGGATATATATTAACTCATTTCAGTTATAAAAACTTGAAATTTTTAAGCCAATGAGAAACTGATTAATAGACAActtatcttattattttcacGATAGTTTTATTTAGTTCTACCAAATATGTgatataataagttacaaaaatCAGTAAATTGACTTTATCTGTTCAGTTAAACTCAACAATTTCAGTTCAAACAAAACTAAAAGtgttaattaacaaaaaaaagaaaaagaaaaaaaaacaggttcaaagtttttaaacaaacattttgtttttattatattagaaTTTTATCAAAACAATTTTGCACTTTCAAAACGCAGATAAGAATCTAGTTTTACATTTAAATGCATAAGTAgaaaaatatgtataaaatatatcaaacacTTAGAATATCTATAGGTACTTCCAAAATCTTACAATTTATtcaaatttcagtttttttttgtttatttcacGTTTGTTCAAATATCCTAACTATAAATATCTAAGATTTGCAATTCAGACAAAGTTGTCTTTAATTTTTATGGATCACCATTCTCAAAAATTCGACCAGCTTTCACCTTTTTCAGGACTTTTTTCTTGGGAAATctgttttttagagcaaaaaaaaggaaactatgttcctttagactaatctgtactactttatgtcctattagactaattttttcgaaaatggcagtaatgcccttaaaattgtaattttttaaaaagataaataatgagttcgacaatcgggatcgatcgatccagaTTTACAAGTTACagtggatcgatcgatcccgataattattcagaacaaaaaaaaacgcgaAATATATACTGATCGACCTGGTCCATTTCACTCGATCGGCGAAGGTCGATTCCGTACAGATCGACCGATCCACTAAGAatagatcgatcgatcccgtgcccaggaaagaatcccaaatcgatttttttggttttgtatgatTATATCCGGGTTGATTCCCACTTGATTTGAACCGACCAAGCATGATTTCAACTTTTTAAGCTCGATTTCTCTGGGACAAAACCCTTAATTTCCCATTCACGAACAAAGGGAGAGAAaatcaaattctcacccaaagtTCATTAACCCTAACTCACTCAATTCTCTGATTTGGACGATTATTTGGCCTAACTCATACGATTTCGTGAGCTTTTTACGAATCTATCACTCTTTAGTTCGTTCTGCAAAGGTATGAAACTCTATCTCCACTTCTTTTTAGAGTTTGAAAATAGAAAGGTAAAAGGTAAATTT of the Brassica rapa cultivar Chiifu-401-42 chromosome A03, CAAS_Brap_v3.01, whole genome shotgun sequence genome contains:
- the LOC103860255 gene encoding CLAVATA3/ESR (CLE)-related protein 41, with the translated sequence MATSNDQTNTKSSYSHTLLLFLIFLSFILFIGLTIPMNHHQSTSTVVLFKRVLLKSSAPASSTMDLRPKNHPRPSRTSRKREFGNDAHEVPSGPNPISN